AGCGCCTTGAGCATGCGCGTGTTGCCGAGGGTGTTCGGCTTCACGCGGGAGAGGTCGAGGAACTCGGCGATGCCCTCGTCGTGCGAGCGGAGCATCTCGTAGTAGATCTCCTGCGCGATGATCGACTCCGCGACCTCGTGATAGCCGTGACGCGAGAAGAAGCCGACCTCGAAGGTCAGGCAGAACAGGCGGCTGAGGCCGAGCTCGCGGGCGTCGTCCTCGAGGCGCTCGAGGAGCGCGTGGCCGACGCCGGTGCCGCGCGTGTGCGGGGCAGCCGCGAGGGTGCGGATCTCGCCGAGGTCCTCCCACATCACGTGCAGCGCGCCGCAGCCGACGACCTCGCCGGACGCGTCGACCGCGACCCGGAACTCCTGCACGTTCTCGTAGAGCACCACGAGGTCCTTGCCGAGGAGGATGCCCTCCATCACGAGCGGCTCGACGAGCTGCTGGATCCGCGGCACGTCGCCGGTGCGCGCGCGTCGCACGCGGATGCCGGCTGCGGGCTCCACGGACTCGGCGGTGACTGGCTCTGCGCTCACGGTGATGACCCTCTCGATCCGCGGCACGGGCGCCCGGATCAGGGGTCCAGCCTAGCGACGGGCGGATCCCGCGTCCGGGGCGGGCGGCTCGGCGCCGGCGCCCGGCGCGGGCGATGCGAGCCGCGCGATCATCCGCGGCGCGATCCACACGATCGCCACCACCCCCACCACCGCGCGCAGCCCGGCGAACACGAGCACCCACCAGCCGACCCCGTCGCCGCCGACGAGCAGCGCGACCCCGATGACGACGAGCGCCACGTCCGCGACGAACGGCACGCGCAGCCAGAACATGAGGCGGCGGACGGGATCCATGTCAGCTGCCGCCGACCGGCCCCGGACGATCCGCGACGGGTGCGCCCGACGGCGGCGCCCAGCGATCGGACGCGGATCCCGCGGGCGCGCCCGACTCGGAGCGCGCATCCACCGCACGCCGCGCCACCGGCAGCCGCACCCCGAAGACCGTGCGCCCCGGCTCCGACTCCACCCACACCGCGCCGTGGTGCGCCGACACGATGGCCTGCGCGATCGCGAGGCCGAGGCCCGTGCCGCCGGTGGAGCGCGCCCGGGATCCGTCGCCGCGCACGAAGCGCTCGAACAGCGAGGCCTGCAGCTCAGGCGGGATGCCGGGGCCGTCGTCGGTCACACGGATGACGGCATGGGCATCCGACCCCGCGCCCTCCACCGCGAGCGACGCGACCACGCGCGTGCCGGCCGGGGTGTGCGTGCGGGCGTTCGCGAGCAGGTTGACGACCACCTGGCGGAGCCGCGCGTCGTCGCCGGGGACGCTCACGGAGTCGTCCGGCAGGTCGAGGTCCCAGTCATGATCCGGACCCGCCGCGCTCGCGTCGCCGACCGTGTCGAGGAGGATGCGCGTGAGGTCGACCGGATCCGACTCCAGCTCGCGCCCCTCGTCGAGGCGCGCGAGGAGCAGGAGGTCCTCGACGATCGTGGTCATGCGCACCGACTCCGACTCGATGCGCGACAGCGAGTGCGTCACGTCCTCGGGCAGCTGGTGGGGACCCCGGCGGGTGAGCTCGGCGTATCCGCGGATGGAGGCGAGCGGGGTGCGCAGCTCGTGGCTCGCGTCCGACACGAAGCGCCGCACCTTCGCCTCGCTCGCCTGCCGCGACGACAGCGCCGCGGCGACGTGCCCGAGCAGGCCGTTGAGCGCGGCGCCCACGCGGCCGACCTCGGTGCGCTCGTCGGTGTCGGATGCGGGCACGCGGGCCTCGAGCGCGACGTCGCCGCGATCCAGCTCGAGCGCGGCCACGTGCGTGGCCGTGTCGACGACCCGGTCGAGCGGACGCAGCGCGCGCCGCACGATGACGGCGCCCAGCACCGCGGCGAGCGCCAGGGTGAGGGCGGCGACCACGGAGATCACGACGATGAGCTGCTCGACCACGTCGTCGGCGGGCTTCATCGGCAGGCCGGTGACGAGGGTCGCGCCGGTGGCCGCGGTGTCACCGACGAGCCGATAGCGGCCGAGCGCGCCGCCGAGGTCGACCGTGCGGGGGATCCCGTCGGTGGGCACGCTCTGCAGCTGCTGGCTCTGCACCTGCGTCAGCTCCACCGCGCCCGCGCCGCCCGGCTCGCCCTCTGCCGCATCGCGGTCGGCGATGTAGCCGCCCGAGACCACGCCGTCGACGATGGTCGCGCTGATCGTGCCGACCTGCTGCCCGAACGCGCCGAGCCCGCCGGGAGGGGCGCCGGGGAAGCTGCCGTACTGATCCGCGTCCCGGTCGATGAGGTTCGAGGAGCGCGCCGCGGTGGCCTGCAGCTGCTGGTCGACCTCCTGCACGAGCGACGCCCGCAGCGCGAGGATGCTCACCGTGCCGATGAGGATGCTCGCGAGCGCCAGCAGCCCCACCACGCTGAGCACGAGGCGGCGCCGCAGGGTCATGCCGCGCGCGGCGGCGGTGAGCCGGGCCCGCAGCGGTGTGGCGCGCAGCGGCGTCGTGTCCGGCGACGTGGCGGCCTTCGGCTGGGTCACTCCGCGGCCTTGAGCATGTAGCCGCTCCCGCGCACCGTGTGGATCATCGGGTTCCGCCCGGCGTCGATCTTGCGCCGCAGGTAGGAGATGTAGATCTCGACCACGCTCGACTTGCCGCCGAAGTCGTAGCTCCACACCCGGTCGAGGATCTGCAGCTTGCTCAGCACGCGGCGCGGGTTGCGCATGAGGTAGCGCAGCAGCTCGAACTCGGTGGCGGTGAGCTCGATCGGGTCGCCGGCGCGGGCGACCTCGTGGCTGTCCTCGTCGAGCGTGAGGTCGCCGACGCGGATCACCGGATCGACGCTGTCGCTCACCACAAGGGTCGAGCGGCGGATGAGGCCGCGCAGCCGGGCGACGACCTCCTCCAGGCTGAACGGCTTCGTCACGTAGTCGTCGCCACCCGCGGTGAGGCCGGCGAGGCGGTCGTCGAGCGAGTCCTTCGCGGTGAGGAAGAGCACGGGGATGTCCTCGGCGTCGGCGCGCAGCCGCGACAGCACCTGGAGGCCGTCGAGGTCGGGCAGCATGATGTCGAGCACCACGGCGTCGGGCTTGAACTCGCGCGCGGCGGCGAGCGCCTGGTGCCCGTTCTCGGCCGTGCGGATCTGCCAGCCCTCGTAGCGCAGCGCCATCTGGAGCAGGTCGGTGAGGGACGCCTCGTCGTCGACGACGAGCACCCGGATGGGCGACCCGTCGGCGCGCGTGAGGCGGGGCTGCGGGGCGGCGGCGGGCTGGAAGCCGGAGGGCGGGGTGGTGGTCACGGGATCCATCATGCGGATGTTCCTATGAAGCGACCATGAAGCGGCCATGGGCCGGCTTCGACGGACAGCGCGAGGGTGGACCTCAGAACGGGAAGGGATCGCCGCTCCGCACGCCCTCGCTGACGAGCGCCACCACGACGAGGCCGAGCAGGATCGCGCCGCTGATCCACGGGAGCACGTCGACGTCGACAGGAGCGGTGTCCGGTTCGCGCGTGCGCCGGACCAGCTCCTCTGTCCGCATCGTGTAGGCGCGCGCGAGGCAGACGAGCGCCGTCGTCGCGAGCGTGGCGGTGCCCGTCCAGCGGGCGAGCGCCGTGACCGGCTGACCGCACAGCGCGGCCACCCACACGAGCAGGGCGCCCAGGGCGAAGACGATCCCGATGACCCACCACGCGAGGTCTGCCGCGACATCCGCCACCTCGTAGGCGAAGGAGGACGGGGTGCTCGCGTAGCGCGCCGCCTTCCTCTCGCGCTTCGTCATGCGCGCCGGGTCGGCGAAGTCGGTGCGGTGCCGCTCGATCGCGGGCATCAGCGCGGTCGCCTCGGCGGGCAGCTCGGCGTCGGGCGGCAGCTCGAGGAAGCCGGCGATCTCGTGGTCCGCGATCCCCGAGTGCGCGATCATGCGCGCGAGCCGGTCGCGCTCGACCTCCGTCGTCCAGCCGGGGACGGCGATCCCCCACCGACCGGCCTGGTCGGGCGCGATGAGCTCGCGGTACATCTCCGCGAGCGCGAGTCGGGCGTCGCCGTCGCGGGGGTCCTCGCGCAGGTGATCCTTGAGGAGGGCGAGCGCCGCGGCCCGGTCATGCTCGTCCCAGAGCAGGCGGGCGCGGGTCGGGGCGTCGGGATCGTCGGGCACCGGGTGATGCTGCCAGGTCGGCGCGCGCAGCGAGCGGGCAGCGCACCGGCAGCGCATGGGCGTCCGCGGACGACGACGGGCCCGGCGCGTGGTGCGCCGGGCCCGGGTCGTGCGGAGGTGCGAGGAGCTAGTGCTTGTCCTCCGTCGCGCGCGTGACGGTCTCGCCGTCCACGCTCGCGCGGTCCTTCTTCTGCTTGTCGCCGCGGGTCTTCGCGAGGCTCGCGACGGTGGCGACCGTGATGGTCGCGCCGATGAAGAGGAGCGAGAACCAGATCGGGATCTCAGGCGCCCACAGCATCGGCTCGCCGCCGTTGATAAAGGGCAGCTCGTTGACGTGCATCGCGTGCAGCACCAGCTTGAGGCCGATGAACGCGAGGATCACCGCGAGGCCCTGCGACAGGTACACGAGGCGCTCGAGCAGGCCGCCGATGAGGAAGTACAGCTGGCGCAGCCCCATCAGCGCGAAGGCGTTCGCGGTGAACACGATGTAGGCCTCGTTCGTGAGGCCGTAGATGGCGGGGATCGAGTCGAGCGCGAACACCAGGTCGACGAAGCCGATGGCGATGACGCAGAGCAGCAGCGGGGTGACGAAGCGCTTGCCGTCGATCTTCGTGGTGAAGCGGTCGCCGACGAAGTCGTCGTGGACGGGGAGGATCCGGCGGGCGATGCGCACGAACATGTTGTCCGCCGCGTTGCCGCCGTGGTCGCCCTTCAGCTGCTGGTACGCGAGCACGAAAAGCAGCGCGCCGAAGATGTAGAAGACCCAGGAGAAGTTCTCGATGAGCGCGGCGCCCAGGGCGATGAAGCCGGCGCGCATGATCAGCGCGATGACGATGCCGATCATCAGCACCTTCTGCTGGTACTTCCGCGGCACGGCGAACCCGGTCATGATCAGGAGGAACACGAACAGGTTGTCGATCGACAGGGCCTTCTCGGTGAGGTAGCCGGCGAAGTACTCGCCGCCGTAGCCCCAGCCGCTGGTGAAGCCGATGCCGACGCCGAAGATCAGGGCGAGGCCGATGTAGAAGGCCGACCAGCGGGCGGACTCTCCGATGGTGGGCTCGTGCGGCTTGCGCACGTGGGTGAAGAACTCGTAGACGAAGAACGCGATGGTGACCGCGATCGTGATGAGCCAGGTGGTCGTGGTGATGTTCACGGGGGTCTCCGGTGATGAGGCCGACGGGAATCGGAACGGCTAGGTGGCGCGCGGACGCATCCATGATCCCACGCGGGATCTCCTCACACCGGGGAAATGCCTGCGCCTACGCTCCGCGGATCGTGCGTGCCGCGGGCCGCCTGCGCGCGGAGTCGCAGGGCCGCCCGGCCGCCTGCCGGCCGGGTCAAGTCAGGCTCGGCGCCTCGAACGGGTAGGCGACGTAGGCGAAGCGGCGCGAGTCGGGCGCCCAGCTCGTGACGTTGATGGTGCCCTGGCCGCCGGGGAAGGCGGCGAGGTCGCGCGTGCGGTGGCTCTGCCGGTCGATGACGCGGAGGATCACGTCGTGGTCGGCGGGGTGCCCGAGCGTGCCGGGCGGGAAGCTCAGGTAGACGATGTGCTCGCCGTCGGGCGACGGGTGCGG
This genomic interval from Clavibacter michiganensis contains the following:
- a CDS encoding TerC family protein, with product MNITTTTWLITIAVTIAFFVYEFFTHVRKPHEPTIGESARWSAFYIGLALIFGVGIGFTSGWGYGGEYFAGYLTEKALSIDNLFVFLLIMTGFAVPRKYQQKVLMIGIVIALIMRAGFIALGAALIENFSWVFYIFGALLFVLAYQQLKGDHGGNAADNMFVRIARRILPVHDDFVGDRFTTKIDGKRFVTPLLLCVIAIGFVDLVFALDSIPAIYGLTNEAYIVFTANAFALMGLRQLYFLIGGLLERLVYLSQGLAVILAFIGLKLVLHAMHVNELPFINGGEPMLWAPEIPIWFSLLFIGATITVATVASLAKTRGDKQKKDRASVDGETVTRATEDKH
- a CDS encoding amino-acid N-acetyltransferase gives rise to the protein MSAEPVTAESVEPAAGIRVRRARTGDVPRIQQLVEPLVMEGILLGKDLVVLYENVQEFRVAVDASGEVVGCGALHVMWEDLGEIRTLAAAPHTRGTGVGHALLERLEDDARELGLSRLFCLTFEVGFFSRHGYHEVAESIIAQEIYYEMLRSHDEGIAEFLDLSRVKPNTLGNTRMLKAL
- a CDS encoding sensor histidine kinase produces the protein MTQPKAATSPDTTPLRATPLRARLTAAARGMTLRRRLVLSVVGLLALASILIGTVSILALRASLVQEVDQQLQATAARSSNLIDRDADQYGSFPGAPPGGLGAFGQQVGTISATIVDGVVSGGYIADRDAAEGEPGGAGAVELTQVQSQQLQSVPTDGIPRTVDLGGALGRYRLVGDTAATGATLVTGLPMKPADDVVEQLIVVISVVAALTLALAAVLGAVIVRRALRPLDRVVDTATHVAALELDRGDVALEARVPASDTDERTEVGRVGAALNGLLGHVAAALSSRQASEAKVRRFVSDASHELRTPLASIRGYAELTRRGPHQLPEDVTHSLSRIESESVRMTTIVEDLLLLARLDEGRELESDPVDLTRILLDTVGDASAAGPDHDWDLDLPDDSVSVPGDDARLRQVVVNLLANARTHTPAGTRVVASLAVEGAGSDAHAVIRVTDDGPGIPPELQASLFERFVRGDGSRARSTGGTGLGLAIAQAIVSAHHGAVWVESEPGRTVFGVRLPVARRAVDARSESGAPAGSASDRWAPPSGAPVADRPGPVGGS
- a CDS encoding response regulator transcription factor encodes the protein MMDPVTTTPPSGFQPAAAPQPRLTRADGSPIRVLVVDDEASLTDLLQMALRYEGWQIRTAENGHQALAAAREFKPDAVVLDIMLPDLDGLQVLSRLRADAEDIPVLFLTAKDSLDDRLAGLTAGGDDYVTKPFSLEEVVARLRGLIRRSTLVVSDSVDPVIRVGDLTLDEDSHEVARAGDPIELTATEFELLRYLMRNPRRVLSKLQILDRVWSYDFGGKSSVVEIYISYLRRKIDAGRNPMIHTVRGSGYMLKAAE
- a CDS encoding tetratricopeptide repeat protein, coding for MPDDPDAPTRARLLWDEHDRAAALALLKDHLREDPRDGDARLALAEMYRELIAPDQAGRWGIAVPGWTTEVERDRLARMIAHSGIADHEIAGFLELPPDAELPAEATALMPAIERHRTDFADPARMTKRERKAARYASTPSSFAYEVADVAADLAWWVIGIVFALGALLVWVAALCGQPVTALARWTGTATLATTALVCLARAYTMRTEELVRRTREPDTAPVDVDVLPWISGAILLGLVVVALVSEGVRSGDPFPF